One Oryza glaberrima chromosome 10, OglaRS2, whole genome shotgun sequence DNA segment encodes these proteins:
- the LOC127786319 gene encoding transcription factor UNE10, with product MNQCVPSWDLDDPVGGGGIGGGGGGGHRVVSGGGGAFMPVAVPTSDQYYEVAELTWEKGNISSHGLLLNRPAPPKFPPHQQLQAAMGGGGGGGVVGDRETLEAVVGEAAARSSSSSHLAARARPVPAPWLGSVGVVAAADALVPCDADAAEGRSKRPRVVVGEDGRRACASQGSAAPGRRGESTLLTLDACCGTAADDVCGFTTTTNNSTSLEDRTEDKGSPETENTSIAGGASDSRCFSRRSQSQRGGMCDEDEHVVIRGEGAMRSSISTKRSRAAAIHNESERKRRDRINQKMKTLQKLVPNSSKTDKASMLDEVIDYLKQLQAQVQVMSRMGSMMMPMGMAMPQLQMSVMAQMAQMAQIGLSMMNMGQAGGYAPMHMHTPPFLPVSWDAAASSSSAAAADRPPQPTGAATSDAFSAFLASQAAQQNAQQPNGMEAYNRMMAMYQKLNHQQQQQDQPSNSRQ from the exons ATGAACCAGTGCGTGCCGAGCTGGGATCTGGACGACCCGGTGGGTGGCGGCGggattggcggcggcggcggcggcgggcaccgcGTCGTGTCGGGCGGCGGGGGAGCGTTCATGCCAGTGGCGGTGCCGACGTCGGACCAGTACTACGAGGTGGCGGAGCTGACGTGGGAGAAGGGCAACATCTCCTCGCATGGCCTGCTGCTCaaccgccccgcgccgcccaaGTTCCCGCCGCATCAGCAGCTGCAGGCTGCcatgggagggggaggaggtggcggcgtggtCGGGGACCGCGAGAcgctggaggcggtggtgggcgaggcggccgcgcggtcgtcgtcgtcgtcgcacctcgcggcgcgcgcgcgtcccGTGCCCGCGCCATGGCTCGGCAGCgtcggggtggtggcggcggccgacgcgcTGGTGCCgtgcgacgccgacgcggcggaggggcggagcAAGCGGCCGCGGGTGGTGGTCGGCGAGGACGGGCGGCGCGCGTGCGCCAGCCAGGGGAGCGCCGCGCCGGGGCGCCGCGGCGAGAGCACGCTGCTCACGCTCGACGCCTGCTGCGGCACCGCGGCCGACGACGTGTGCGGGTTCACGACGACGACCAACAACTCCACCTCGCTGGAGGACAGGACAGAGGACAAGGgctcgccggagacggagaacaccagcatcgccggcggcgccagcgaCTCGCGTTGCTTCAGCCGTCGCTCGCAATCGCAG agaggtGGCATGTGCGACGAGGATGAGCACGTCGTGATCAGAGGGGAAGGGGCGATGAGATCGTCTATTTCTACCAAGAGGAGCCGAGCCGCTGCCATCCATAACGAATCTGAGCGT AAACGACGGGACAGGATCAACCAAAAGATGAAAACATTGCAGAAGCTCGTTCCCAATTCAAGCAAG ACTGACAAGGCGTCGATGCTGGACGAGGTGATCGACTACCTGAAGCAGCTGCAGGCGCAGGTGCAGGTGATGAGCCGGATGGGCAGCATGATGATGCCCATGGGCATGGCCATGCCACAGCTGCAGATGTCCGTCATGGCCCAGATGGCCCAGATGGCTCAGATCGGCCTCAGCATGATGAACATGGGCCAGGCCGGCGGATACGCGCCCATGCATATGCACACGCCCCCTTTCCTCCCCGTCTCCTGGgacgccgccgcatcctcctcctccgccgccgccgccgaccgacCGCCGCagcccaccggcgccgccacctccgacGCCTTCTCCGCCTTCCTCGCCTCCCAAGCGGCGCAGCAAAACGCACAG CAACCGAACGGCATGGAGGCGTACAACCGGATGATGGCAATGTACCAGAAGCTaaaccaccagcagcagcagcaggaccaGCCAAGCAACTCCAGACAATGA